A single genomic interval of Sulfurovum sp. TSL6 harbors:
- a CDS encoding biopolymer transporter ExbD, protein MRRERFDKMNVVPFIDIVLVLLVIVLATATFVTNQTIKVDLPSASSKKSEEKKSIHIAVDKDGKYFYDKEALSIELIEERLMKLDPKKDLVSLHMDKESAFQYFVSIIDILKNKGFENISIITKK, encoded by the coding sequence ATGAGACGTGAACGCTTTGACAAAATGAATGTCGTTCCCTTCATCGACATTGTACTGGTACTGCTGGTCATCGTACTTGCCACAGCTACGTTTGTCACCAATCAAACGATCAAGGTAGATCTGCCAAGTGCCAGTTCTAAGAAAAGTGAAGAGAAAAAAAGCATCCATATCGCTGTAGATAAAGATGGAAAATACTTTTATGACAAAGAGGCTCTGAGCATTGAACTCATCGAAGAGAGACTGATGAAACTCGATCCTAAAAAAGACTTGGTCTCTTTGCATATGGACAAAGAGAGTGCATTCCAATACTTTGTGAGCATCATAGATATTCTCAAAAACAAAGGGTTTGAGAATATCTCTATTATTACGAAAAAATAA
- a CDS encoding co-chaperone YbbN gives MTLEELQNTIRSEVGVLLYFSGEHCNVCHALRPKFKEVFDANFPLLKQIYLDAHENPEISAHFQVFSVPTMIVFMDGREFAREGRSVSMHQLTEKLKRPYGMMTE, from the coding sequence ATGACACTGGAAGAACTGCAAAATACGATAAGAAGTGAAGTAGGCGTTTTACTTTACTTCTCCGGAGAGCACTGCAATGTATGTCATGCATTAAGACCCAAGTTCAAAGAAGTGTTTGATGCGAACTTTCCTCTGCTTAAACAGATATATCTTGATGCACACGAAAACCCGGAGATCTCTGCACATTTTCAAGTCTTTTCTGTACCTACAATGATCGTATTTATGGATGGACGAGAGTTTGCCAGAGAAGGACGCTCTGTCAGTATGCATCAGTTAACGGAGAAACTGAAACGTCCTTACGGGATGATGACGGAGTAA
- a CDS encoding YdiU family protein, whose protein sequence is MKLNEIKLTNPYLELPEECYTRVKPTPLENVFLIHANEEVAKLLDIDIEELYSDAFVEFVNGAWELKGSDPFAMCYAGHQFGHFVPRLGDGRAINIGTIKHWHLQLKGAGQTRYSRSGDGRAVLRSSIREYLMSEAMHGLGIESTRALALIGSEHKVFRESWETGAIVLRVSPSWIRFGTFEYFAHKKRYEELEALADYAIAESYPHLVDKPNKYLLFFTEVVSKTAILMAEWQAVGFNHGVMNTDNMSIAGLTIDYGPYAFLDDYDFQYICNHTDQGGRYSFGNQPNIGEWNLQALMHALSPMVQIFKLEKALAEYAEHYTNRYLQLMRQKLGLDVLRDEDLELIKQLLGMMQGLQIDYTLFFRTLSCYDGERTALLGLGLYHKPMNEWLDSYDERLKANISTTEKRHSVMLQTNPKFVLKNYMLQEAITAAENGDFDVVDALFEIAQDPYAEHEAHERWAGATPDEFKNQKLSCSS, encoded by the coding sequence ATGAAACTAAATGAAATAAAACTGACCAATCCCTATTTGGAATTACCAGAAGAGTGTTATACAAGAGTAAAGCCCACACCACTGGAGAATGTTTTTCTGATCCATGCCAATGAAGAAGTAGCAAAGCTATTGGATATAGATATTGAAGAACTTTACAGTGATGCTTTTGTAGAATTTGTCAATGGTGCATGGGAACTTAAAGGGTCAGATCCTTTTGCAATGTGTTATGCCGGACATCAGTTCGGTCATTTTGTACCCCGTTTGGGAGACGGACGGGCTATCAATATAGGTACGATAAAACATTGGCATCTACAGCTTAAAGGTGCAGGTCAGACACGTTATTCTCGTTCAGGTGATGGACGTGCAGTACTTCGCTCTTCCATTCGTGAGTATCTTATGAGTGAAGCGATGCATGGGCTTGGTATAGAAAGCACAAGAGCATTGGCGCTCATAGGTTCAGAACACAAAGTCTTCAGGGAATCGTGGGAAACCGGGGCCATCGTGCTTCGTGTCTCTCCTTCATGGATACGTTTTGGTACCTTTGAATACTTTGCACACAAAAAAAGATATGAAGAGTTGGAAGCATTGGCTGACTATGCTATCGCAGAGAGTTATCCGCACTTGGTAGATAAACCGAACAAATATCTGCTTTTTTTTACAGAAGTCGTAAGCAAAACAGCCATACTCATGGCCGAATGGCAGGCAGTAGGGTTTAACCATGGAGTGATGAATACAGACAACATGTCCATCGCAGGGCTTACCATAGATTATGGCCCCTATGCATTCCTGGATGACTATGACTTTCAGTACATCTGTAATCATACAGACCAAGGCGGACGTTACAGCTTTGGAAACCAGCCCAATATAGGCGAGTGGAACTTGCAGGCGCTCATGCATGCTTTGTCACCGATGGTACAGATATTTAAGTTGGAAAAAGCATTGGCAGAGTATGCAGAGCACTACACCAACCGATACCTTCAACTGATGCGTCAAAAGTTAGGTTTGGATGTATTGAGAGATGAGGACTTGGAACTTATCAAACAATTACTGGGAATGATGCAGGGACTTCAGATAGACTACACACTATTCTTCAGAACACTGAGTTGTTATGACGGAGAGAGAACGGCACTGTTGGGCCTGGGTCTTTATCACAAGCCGATGAATGAGTGGTTAGACAGCTATGATGAGAGACTTAAAGCAAATATCTCCACTACAGAGAAGAGACACAGCGTTATGTTACAGACAAACCCAAAGTTCGTACTTAAAAACTATATGCTGCAAGAAGCCATTACTGCAGCAGAAAATGGTGACTTTGACGTAGTTGACGCATTATTCGAGATCGCTCAAGATCCGTATGCCGAACATGAGGCACATGAAAGATGGGCCGGTGCGACACCGGATGAATTTAAAAATCAGAAGCTGAGTTGTAGCTCCTAA
- a CDS encoding YebC/PmpR family DNA-binding transcriptional regulator: MGRAFEYRKAAKMKRWGTMSRLFPKLGKIITMAAKEGGQDPDMNPKLRTAILNAKAQNMPKDNIDAAIKRASAKDAADIKELTYDVKAVHGVQMIVECATDNNTRTVANVKAILARNGGEMLTSGSLNFMFTRKCVFVFNKTDEMDLEELELELIDFGLEEIEEDVEPQEVGDDINIVRVYGDFTAFGELSKALEDMQIEVKKATLEYIANTPIELNDEQMEEIDTLIDKLEEDEDVQSVFTNIA; this comes from the coding sequence ATGGGTAGAGCGTTTGAATACCGTAAAGCAGCGAAAATGAAAAGATGGGGAACCATGTCTAGACTTTTCCCTAAATTAGGAAAGATCATCACTATGGCAGCCAAAGAAGGCGGTCAAGATCCTGATATGAACCCTAAACTTCGTACCGCTATTCTCAATGCCAAAGCGCAAAATATGCCTAAAGACAACATCGATGCAGCGATCAAAAGAGCATCTGCAAAAGATGCTGCAGACATCAAAGAGCTGACTTACGATGTCAAGGCTGTACATGGTGTGCAGATGATCGTAGAGTGTGCTACAGACAACAATACAAGAACGGTTGCCAATGTCAAAGCCATACTTGCCAGAAACGGTGGAGAGATGCTTACATCCGGTTCTCTAAACTTTATGTTTACACGTAAATGTGTTTTTGTATTTAACAAAACCGATGAGATGGACTTGGAAGAGTTAGAATTAGAACTCATTGACTTTGGTTTAGAAGAAATAGAAGAAGATGTAGAGCCTCAAGAGGTAGGTGATGATATCAATATCGTGAGAGTATATGGTGATTTTACTGCATTTGGCGAACTGAGTAAAGCATTGGAAGACATGCAGATAGAAGTGAAAAAAGCGACACTAGAGTATATTGCCAATACACCTATAGAGCTCAATGACGAGCAGATGGAAGAGATAGATACACTGATCGATAAACTCGAAGAAGATGAAGATGTTCAATCTGTCTTTACAAACATCGCCTAA
- a CDS encoding ABC-F family ATP-binding cassette domain-containing protein: MLSTVNLTQRYGKRVLFDKINITLDAGKRYGLIGANGAGKSTFMKILAGEIEQSDGEVQLQPGLKLGMLSQNQYAFEDYTLKDAVLYGNKKLFDAQKEKEKLYMEGDFESDEVNNRLAELEMICADEDPTYESDVKIEKLLESLGFPASQHDDLMSSLTGGDKFKILLAQVLFLKPDVLLLDEPTNNLDMETIAWLENELKRHEGTLLVISHDRHFLNGVVTHILDLDFQNIREFTGNYDEWYIAANLIARQAEADRGKALKEKDELEKFIARFSANASKAKQATSRQKQLDKLDVSEIKLSSRRDPSIMFKAHREIGNEVLEVEGLSKSFDGETVFENLTFKINKGDKVALLGTNGVGKTTLLKILMEEIEADSGTFKWGQTITHSYFPQNTTDLVTGDEELPQWIQGFDPKWHIDDIRKTLGRMLFSGEEQKKKVNACSGGEKHRVMLSKIMMDASNFLVMDEPNNHLDLEAIVALGEALHNYQGGVICVSHDRELIDAFANRIIKLNEDGTVIDFEGGYEEFVEQHGAH, from the coding sequence ATGCTTAGTACAGTAAATTTAACACAGCGCTATGGAAAAAGAGTGCTTTTTGATAAGATCAATATCACTTTAGATGCAGGGAAACGTTATGGCCTGATCGGGGCAAACGGAGCAGGGAAATCAACATTTATGAAGATACTTGCAGGTGAGATAGAACAAAGTGATGGTGAAGTACAGCTTCAGCCGGGACTAAAACTGGGTATGCTTAGTCAAAACCAGTATGCCTTTGAAGATTATACACTTAAAGATGCCGTACTGTATGGAAACAAAAAACTTTTTGATGCACAAAAAGAGAAAGAGAAGCTCTATATGGAAGGTGACTTTGAGAGTGATGAGGTCAATAACCGTTTAGCTGAACTTGAAATGATCTGTGCAGATGAAGATCCTACCTATGAATCTGATGTCAAGATAGAAAAACTGCTTGAATCTCTAGGTTTTCCTGCATCACAACATGATGACCTTATGTCTTCGCTTACAGGTGGTGACAAATTCAAGATATTATTGGCACAGGTACTTTTCTTGAAGCCAGATGTATTGTTACTTGATGAGCCTACGAACAACCTTGATATGGAAACGATCGCTTGGTTGGAAAATGAACTGAAACGTCATGAAGGTACATTGCTTGTTATTTCTCATGATAGACACTTCCTTAATGGTGTCGTGACACACATTCTTGACCTTGACTTCCAAAACATCCGTGAATTCACAGGGAATTATGATGAGTGGTATATTGCTGCTAACCTTATAGCTAGACAGGCAGAAGCAGATAGAGGTAAGGCACTGAAAGAGAAAGATGAGCTTGAAAAGTTCATCGCCAGATTTTCTGCGAATGCCTCTAAAGCGAAACAAGCGACAAGCCGTCAAAAGCAATTGGACAAACTGGATGTCAGTGAGATAAAACTTTCTTCAAGACGTGACCCTTCCATTATGTTTAAGGCACACAGAGAGATCGGTAATGAAGTACTTGAAGTAGAGGGTCTTTCTAAAAGCTTTGATGGAGAAACAGTATTTGAAAATCTTACTTTCAAGATAAATAAAGGTGACAAAGTTGCCCTTCTTGGTACAAATGGTGTAGGTAAAACAACACTCCTTAAAATTCTTATGGAAGAGATAGAGGCAGATAGCGGAACTTTTAAATGGGGACAGACCATCACTCATAGCTACTTTCCTCAGAATACGACAGATCTAGTTACAGGTGATGAAGAGTTGCCACAGTGGATTCAAGGATTTGATCCAAAATGGCACATTGATGATATTAGAAAAACATTGGGTCGTATGCTTTTCTCCGGTGAAGAGCAGAAAAAGAAAGTGAATGCATGTTCAGGTGGTGAAAAACACCGTGTTATGCTTTCTAAGATCATGATGGATGCTTCAAACTTCTTGGTGATGGATGAGCCAAACAACCACCTTGACCTTGAAGCAATCGTTGCTTTAGGTGAAGCTTTACATAATTACCAAGGCGGTGTGATCTGTGTTTCTCACGATAGAGAACTCATCGATGCATTTGCAAACCGCATCATCAAACTCAATGAAGATGGAACTGTGATCGATTTTGAAGGTGGATATGAGGAATTCGTGGAGCAGCACGGAGCGCATTAA
- a CDS encoding phosphoethanolamine transferase has protein sequence MLKKIKNEINENRKYIYLSYLISILTMIPQLIASFPLSFTHLAFLFLVLFTLLFISKFSKLLFSIFIIYINLTNIIIGHIFIHWGYSGDIQSRIEVAFASPNYESLEYLKTYIDYRDIFLVLYTIFILVLLYKFLVHVKHSFKVIKFLGFTLSIAILLPVNFYKNPIENIEPFSIPYEAEKAKEFFLYPRLRLEYLKTLPNDSIDDKNKIYDIVVVIQGEAVNKHHMSIYGYDKNTTPFFTSLQKSNDFYIFNAISPVNETRFSVPILYTNATVDNFFNAYMQSRSIIGDFRIRGYDTHWLSSQATSGLYDSTTASMSAEANTKFFVNDGYDVKTIESSTKTDKLLVDYLSSCKDINISRPQMYFIHFIGSHFTYEKRYTQDVALFKNTKNVQEQYDNTIYHTDYILKNLFNHFEKNFIDKKILFVYTSDHGQVVSEEKYGHGFFPAFKDEYDVPFVIYSNIKNNRINKLYKKNQKSFFNLENLNHMIKYITGINDDVNISYSSEVFSVEPNNIFNYNTLNYYKDTKRPK, from the coding sequence GTGTTAAAAAAAATTAAAAATGAAATAAATGAAAATAGAAAATATATATATTTAAGTTATCTAATAAGCATTTTAACAATGATTCCACAGCTTATTGCTTCTTTTCCATTAAGTTTTACACATCTTGCTTTTCTATTTTTAGTTCTATTTACACTTTTATTTATTTCAAAATTTAGTAAATTATTATTTTCTATATTTATTATTTATATAAATTTAACAAATATTATTATTGGTCATATTTTTATACACTGGGGATATAGTGGTGATATCCAATCCAGAATTGAGGTTGCTTTTGCATCACCAAATTATGAAAGTTTAGAATATTTAAAGACTTATATAGACTATAGAGATATATTTTTAGTATTATATACGATATTCATTCTAGTGCTTCTATATAAATTTTTAGTTCACGTCAAGCATTCATTTAAGGTTATTAAGTTTTTAGGATTTACACTGTCTATTGCTATTTTGTTGCCTGTAAATTTTTATAAAAATCCGATAGAAAATATTGAACCATTTTCGATACCATATGAAGCTGAAAAAGCTAAAGAATTTTTCTTATATCCTAGACTGAGACTAGAGTATTTAAAGACTTTACCAAATGATTCTATAGATGATAAAAATAAAATATATGATATAGTTGTAGTGATCCAAGGGGAAGCTGTTAATAAGCATCATATGTCAATATATGGATATGATAAAAATACAACACCTTTTTTCACATCTTTACAAAAAAGTAATGATTTTTATATATTTAATGCTATATCCCCTGTTAATGAAACCAGATTTTCAGTACCAATCCTTTATACAAATGCAACTGTAGATAACTTTTTTAATGCCTATATGCAATCAAGATCCATTATCGGAGATTTTAGAATACGTGGCTATGATACTCATTGGCTCTCATCACAAGCAACGTCTGGACTATATGATTCCACTACTGCTTCTATGAGTGCAGAAGCAAATACGAAATTTTTTGTCAATGATGGATATGATGTAAAAACTATTGAATCTAGTACAAAAACTGATAAATTATTGGTAGATTATCTTAGTTCTTGTAAAGATATAAATATTTCCCGCCCTCAAATGTATTTTATTCATTTTATTGGTTCACATTTTACATACGAAAAAAGATATACACAAGATGTAGCACTCTTTAAAAATACTAAAAATGTTCAAGAACAATATGATAATACTATTTACCATACTGATTATATTTTAAAAAATCTCTTTAATCATTTTGAAAAAAACTTTATAGATAAAAAAATACTTTTTGTTTATACTTCTGATCATGGGCAGGTGGTAAGTGAAGAGAAATATGGGCATGGATTTTTCCCAGCTTTTAAAGATGAATATGATGTACCTTTTGTTATATACAGTAATATAAAAAACAATAGAATTAATAAACTTTATAAAAAAAATCAAAAAAGTTTTTTTAATTTAGAAAATTTAAATCATATGATTAAGTATATAACTGGCATTAATGATGATGTAAATATATCTTATTCAAGTGAAGTATTCTCGGTAGAACCCAACAATATATTTAATTACAATACACTTAATTATTATAAAGATACAAAAAGACCTAAATAG
- a CDS encoding phosphoethanolamine transferase: MKIFIFSLITVVIIFGIHILFFSHYLLLVPFLWSFLFIYLYGKNYLNIAINSFLLLILIFAADYLNFGPIDVRHEFAYSSLVLFITFLFVFVYQELATKRLKIATVFSYTITLALYAISISYIIYAISFNTISIEEILYSISQTNLKKSIEFITDSLSFLWIMTVLFTAIFMGYLLFRQEEKETPRIERSLLLFIIIMILGATGVQRRDIRLLSSVIFLKDSAKHYAEELNLFRKTQLKRKTGAIKFEARKDKKGETYIVIIGEALNKKHMGIYGYMRNTTPLLSEKTKSGELLLFTNIYSNHTHTMPAISFSLTEANQYNNKSYYNSLSIVDILNRSEIETHWITNQAIDKTLNNPVSIIAHETDNLVVLNHTAGKKRNIQKHDGVLIDEVKKVLAQKTNKNRVVFIHLIGNHWSYSSKYPKDEYTIYKEKLKLGEFGRKASKNSNINNYDNSVHYYDYVINSILEELQKEKGVGGFIYMPDHSNDTIRDLGHLSREFTYEMTQIPMIAWFSDDYKKVYSDKYNIFARHKNTLFSNDMFYDTMIGLLDIKTDKYNSKYDFTSKDYKLDPKDALVLYGKKYYTDKSNYIYWQTVNTQYLVDSNQSNRIIPHRVDSLGKLKDVWNDGFRSFELDARFGDNNTTFFQIGHDEDFMGLTIEDFLSSSDFQKIKKVWLDFKNLNQNNYKQALERLEYLDKKYNIKRKFIVESPTTSSFFKEIGKAGWHTSYYMPTKKILKLLKEDNKDEMQKLAIKIANQTKIQNLSAVSFDNGLYPFVKNYLESSLSNDIVYHTWWEAPALYHVDFKERLLKNKLYLDSRVKTILPNYKSEFDL; this comes from the coding sequence ATGAAAATTTTTATTTTTAGTCTTATTACGGTTGTAATTATTTTTGGAATACATATTTTATTTTTTTCTCATTACTTATTGTTGGTTCCATTTCTATGGTCTTTTCTTTTTATTTATTTGTATGGAAAAAATTATTTAAATATAGCTATTAATTCATTTCTGTTATTAATATTAATATTTGCTGCTGATTACCTAAATTTTGGCCCTATTGATGTTAGACATGAATTTGCCTACTCTTCATTAGTGCTCTTCATTACATTTCTTTTTGTATTTGTCTATCAAGAGTTGGCTACTAAACGGCTCAAGATAGCGACTGTTTTTAGTTATACTATTACTCTAGCTTTATATGCTATTTCAATTTCATATATTATCTATGCCATCAGTTTTAATACCATAAGCATAGAGGAGATACTTTATTCTATTTCACAAACAAATTTAAAGAAATCTATAGAATTTATTACGGATTCATTATCATTTCTGTGGATAATGACAGTTTTGTTTACTGCCATTTTCATGGGTTATCTACTCTTTAGACAGGAAGAAAAAGAGACACCCAGAATAGAAAGATCATTACTGCTTTTTATTATTATTATGATTTTGGGTGCAACAGGAGTACAGCGTCGTGATATTAGGCTTCTTTCCTCTGTAATTTTTCTTAAAGATAGTGCAAAGCATTACGCGGAAGAGTTAAATCTTTTTCGGAAGACTCAGCTCAAAAGAAAAACAGGAGCAATAAAATTTGAAGCCAGAAAAGATAAAAAAGGAGAAACTTATATTGTCATCATAGGAGAAGCACTCAACAAAAAGCATATGGGTATTTATGGTTATATGCGGAACACAACTCCACTTTTGTCTGAAAAAACTAAAAGTGGTGAATTATTATTATTTACAAATATTTATTCTAATCACACACATACGATGCCTGCGATTTCTTTTTCTCTAACAGAAGCAAATCAATATAATAATAAAAGTTATTATAACTCTCTTTCTATTGTTGATATTTTAAATAGGTCTGAAATTGAGACACACTGGATCACTAATCAGGCTATTGATAAAACCTTGAATAATCCAGTCTCTATTATTGCACATGAAACAGATAATCTTGTAGTTCTCAATCATACTGCAGGTAAAAAAAGAAATATACAAAAACATGATGGTGTGCTCATAGATGAAGTCAAAAAAGTTTTAGCTCAAAAAACAAATAAAAATAGAGTGGTTTTTATTCATCTTATTGGAAATCATTGGAGCTATTCTTCAAAGTATCCCAAAGATGAATATACAATCTACAAAGAAAAGTTAAAACTTGGTGAATTCGGAAGAAAAGCTTCTAAAAATAGCAATATTAATAATTATGATAATAGTGTACATTACTATGATTATGTTATTAACTCTATTCTTGAAGAGCTTCAAAAAGAAAAAGGTGTAGGTGGTTTTATATACATGCCGGATCATTCAAATGACACAATAAGGGATCTAGGCCATCTCTCTAGAGAGTTTACCTATGAAATGACACAAATTCCAATGATAGCTTGGTTCAGTGATGATTATAAAAAAGTGTATAGCGACAAATATAATATATTTGCAAGACATAAGAACACACTTTTCTCAAATGATATGTTCTATGATACAATGATAGGATTATTGGATATCAAGACAGATAAATATAACTCCAAATATGATTTCACCTCCAAAGATTATAAGCTTGATCCGAAAGATGCTTTGGTTCTTTATGGAAAAAAATACTATACAGATAAAAGTAATTATATCTATTGGCAGACAGTCAATACACAATATCTTGTAGATAGTAACCAATCAAACCGGATTATTCCTCATAGAGTTGACTCTCTTGGAAAATTAAAAGATGTATGGAATGATGGGTTTAGATCATTTGAATTAGATGCTCGTTTTGGGGATAATAATACTACATTTTTTCAGATAGGACATGATGAAGATTTTATGGGACTAACGATAGAAGATTTTTTATCGTCTTCTGATTTCCAAAAGATTAAAAAAGTGTGGTTGGATTTTAAAAACCTTAATCAAAATAATTATAAGCAAGCTCTTGAGAGATTGGAGTATTTAGATAAAAAATATAACATTAAGAGAAAGTTCATTGTGGAATCTCCTACAACATCATCATTTTTTAAAGAAATTGGAAAAGCTGGTTGGCATACTTCTTACTATATGCCTACTAAAAAAATTCTAAAACTTTTAAAAGAAGATAATAAAGATGAAATGCAAAAATTAGCTATAAAAATAGCTAATCAAACTAAAATACAAAATCTATCTGCTGTTTCATTTGACAATGGGCTATATCCCTTTGTTAAAAACTATTTGGAATCAAGTCTTTCAAATGACATAGTATATCATACTTGGTGGGAAGCACCAGCTCTTTATCATGTGGATTTTAAGGAGCGGCTACTAAAGAATAAGCTATATTTAGATAGCAGAGTTAAAACAATCTTGCCTAATTATAAATCAGAATTTGATTTATAA